A single genomic interval of Dyella sp. GSA-30 harbors:
- the dnaK gene encoding molecular chaperone DnaK, whose product MGKIIGIDLGTTNSCVSVMDGSTTRVIENSEGDRTTPSIVAFTKDGEVLVGAPAKRQGVTNPKNTFYAVKRLIGRKFTDAEVQKDLHIVPYGIVAHENGDAWVQTADGKKMAPQEISAKVLAKMKKTAEDYLGETVTEAVITVPAYFNDSQRQATKDAGRIAGLEVKRIINEPTAAALAYGLDKKGGDRKIAVYDLGGGTFDVSIIEIAEVDGEKQFEVLATNGDTFLGGEDFDMRVIDYLVEEFQKDQGIDLRKDPLALQRLKDAAERAKIELSSSHQTEVNLPYVTADASGPKHLNIKLTRAKLEALVEDLVKRTIDPCRTALNDAGLRVSDVDEVILVGGQTRMPKVQESVKDFFGKEPRKDVNPDEAVAVGAAIQGGVLGGSVKDVLLLDVTPLSLGIETMGGVMTKLIEKNTTVPTKASQVFSTADDNQTAVTVHVLQGERERASANKSLGKFDLSGIDAAPRGMPQIEVTFDIDANGILHVSAKDKKTGKEQKIEVKAGSGLSEEEIQRMVADAEANKEEDKKFHELVATRNKADQLVHATRSALKEHGGKIPADQLSTIEGALSDLEKVKDSDDKGAIESKIEKLEQSAQSLYAAAQGGAQPDAGAQPGPGPHGSAQPDDVVDAEFTEVKDDKK is encoded by the coding sequence ATGGGCAAGATCATTGGTATCGATCTGGGCACGACCAATTCCTGCGTATCCGTCATGGATGGCAGCACCACCCGGGTCATCGAGAATTCGGAAGGCGATCGCACGACGCCGTCCATCGTCGCCTTTACCAAGGACGGCGAAGTCCTGGTGGGTGCGCCGGCCAAGCGCCAGGGCGTGACCAACCCGAAGAACACCTTCTACGCGGTGAAGCGCCTGATCGGCCGCAAGTTCACCGACGCGGAAGTACAGAAAGACCTGCATATCGTGCCGTACGGCATCGTCGCGCATGAGAACGGCGACGCCTGGGTGCAGACTGCCGACGGCAAGAAGATGGCGCCGCAGGAAATCTCCGCCAAGGTGCTGGCGAAGATGAAGAAGACTGCCGAAGACTATCTCGGCGAGACGGTGACCGAAGCGGTCATCACCGTGCCGGCCTACTTCAACGACAGCCAGCGCCAGGCGACCAAGGACGCCGGCCGCATCGCCGGTCTGGAGGTCAAGCGCATCATCAACGAGCCGACCGCCGCTGCGCTGGCTTACGGTCTGGACAAGAAGGGCGGTGACCGCAAGATCGCCGTGTACGACCTGGGTGGCGGTACGTTCGACGTATCGATCATCGAGATCGCCGAAGTCGACGGCGAGAAGCAGTTCGAAGTGCTGGCCACGAACGGCGACACGTTCCTGGGCGGCGAAGACTTCGACATGCGCGTCATCGATTATCTCGTCGAAGAATTCCAGAAGGACCAGGGCATCGACCTGCGCAAGGATCCGCTCGCGCTGCAGCGCCTGAAGGACGCCGCCGAGCGCGCCAAGATCGAGCTGTCGTCCTCGCACCAGACTGAGGTAAATCTACCGTACGTCACGGCCGATGCCTCCGGTCCGAAGCATCTGAACATCAAGCTGACCCGCGCCAAGCTCGAAGCGCTGGTCGAAGACCTGGTCAAGCGCACCATCGATCCGTGCCGCACTGCGTTGAACGACGCTGGGCTGCGCGTGTCCGACGTCGACGAAGTGATCCTGGTCGGCGGCCAGACTCGTATGCCGAAGGTGCAGGAGTCGGTGAAGGATTTCTTTGGTAAGGAGCCGCGCAAGGACGTCAACCCGGACGAAGCCGTCGCTGTCGGCGCGGCCATCCAGGGCGGCGTACTGGGTGGTTCGGTCAAGGACGTGCTGCTGCTCGACGTCACCCCGCTGTCGCTCGGTATCGAGACGATGGGTGGTGTGATGACCAAGCTGATCGAAAAGAACACCACCGTGCCGACCAAGGCCTCGCAGGTCTTCTCGACTGCCGACGACAACCAGACCGCCGTGACCGTGCATGTGCTGCAGGGTGAGCGCGAGCGTGCCAGCGCGAACAAGTCGCTGGGCAAGTTCGACCTCTCCGGCATCGATGCCGCGCCGCGCGGCATGCCGCAGATCGAAGTCACCTTCGACATCGACGCCAACGGCATCCTGCACGTGTCGGCCAAGGACAAGAAGACCGGCAAGGAACAGAAGATCGAGGTCAAGGCCGGCTCGGGTCTGTCCGAGGAAGAGATCCAGCGCATGGTCGCCGACGCCGAGGCGAACAAGGAAGAAGACAAGAAATTCCACGAGCTCGTCGCCACGCGCAACAAGGCGGACCAGCTGGTTCACGCGACCCGTAGCGCGCTCAAGGAACACGGCGGCAAGATTCCGGCCGACCAGCTGAGCACGATCGAAGGTGCGTTGTCGGATCTGGAAAAGGTCAAGGACAGCGACGACAAGGGCGCGATCGAGTCGAAGATCGAGAAGCTGGAGCAGTCCGCCCAGTCGCTTTACGCGGCCGCTCAGGGCGGTGCGCAGCCGGACGCCGGCGCGCAGCCGGGCCCGGGTCCGCACGGCTCGGCGCAGCCGGACGACGTGGTCGATGCCGAGTTCACCGAAGTCAAAGACGACAAGAAATAA
- the grpE gene encoding nucleotide exchange factor GrpE, whose product MQNNDSQAPENTPEATAASEAMQADLDALKQRVAELEAGNAELRDGVLRERAELENQRRRLQRDLDQARRFANEKLLNELLPIYDGLERGLAVESGDIATVREGINLTLKELLRIAQNNGLVPVDPLGQPLDPERHHAVSMVEAPGQAPGTVVSVLQKGYVLNDRLLRPALVAVAKD is encoded by the coding sequence ATGCAGAACAACGATTCGCAGGCGCCGGAAAATACGCCGGAAGCCACCGCGGCGAGTGAAGCCATGCAGGCCGATCTCGACGCACTGAAGCAGCGTGTCGCTGAATTGGAAGCAGGCAATGCGGAGTTGCGCGATGGCGTATTGCGCGAGCGTGCGGAGCTGGAAAATCAGCGCCGTCGTTTGCAGCGCGATCTGGATCAGGCGCGCCGCTTTGCCAACGAAAAATTGCTCAACGAGCTGCTGCCGATCTACGACGGTCTGGAGCGCGGCTTGGCGGTGGAAAGCGGCGATATCGCTACCGTTCGCGAAGGCATCAATCTCACCCTGAAGGAACTGCTGCGCATTGCGCAGAACAACGGTCTGGTGCCGGTCGATCCGCTCGGCCAGCCGCTGGATCCGGAGCGCCATCACGCGGTGAGCATGGTCGAAGCGCCTGGGCAGGCGCCGGGTACCGTGGTGAGTGTGTTGCAGAAAGGCTATGTGCTGAACGATCGCTTGTTGCGCCCGGCGCTGGTCGCCGTCGCCAAGGATTGA
- the hrcA gene encoding heat-inducible transcriptional repressor HrcA, producing MPQLFGHELDARARSLLRTLIAQYLVDGEPVGSRTLSRSSGLDVSPATIRNIMADLEEAGLVVSPHTSAGRVPTPRGLRLFVDSLIELQPLPREDMARLRRELPPGPTTTRDLLGNVSTLLSAMTQFAGVVTVPRQADFPLRHIDFVPLPDNQVLVILVFSDNQVQNRIVRLAKQLDARELEQAANYLNTHFAGLRVDDIRTHLLRELKEASSELNRLLSSTVELAAASFAPHSEGDDVLVSGQTNLMSYSELANLDRLRELFEAFQKKNELLQLMEVCARAPGVRLFIGEESGFTALDGCSVVTASYGAQGRVLGAVGVIGPTRMAYERVIPVVQATAGLLSDALNRAATAS from the coding sequence ATGCCCCAACTCTTCGGCCATGAATTAGATGCCCGCGCCCGCAGCTTGCTGCGCACGCTGATTGCGCAGTATCTGGTCGATGGCGAGCCGGTGGGCTCGCGCACGCTATCGCGCTCCTCGGGCCTGGATGTCAGCCCGGCCACCATCCGCAACATCATGGCCGACCTGGAAGAAGCCGGCCTGGTGGTGTCGCCGCACACCTCGGCCGGTCGCGTGCCGACGCCCCGCGGGCTGCGGTTGTTCGTCGACAGCCTGATCGAGTTGCAGCCGCTGCCGCGCGAGGATATGGCGCGCCTGCGCCGCGAACTGCCGCCGGGCCCGACGACCACGCGCGATCTGCTCGGTAATGTGTCCACGCTGCTGTCGGCGATGACCCAGTTTGCCGGTGTAGTCACCGTGCCGCGCCAGGCCGATTTCCCGCTGCGCCATATCGACTTCGTGCCCTTACCCGACAACCAGGTGCTGGTGATCCTGGTGTTCTCCGATAACCAGGTGCAGAACCGTATCGTGCGCCTGGCCAAGCAGCTTGATGCGCGGGAGTTGGAGCAGGCGGCCAATTATCTCAATACCCATTTCGCCGGCTTGCGCGTGGACGATATCCGCACGCATCTGCTGCGCGAGCTCAAAGAGGCCAGCAGCGAGCTCAACCGTCTGTTGTCCAGCACGGTGGAACTGGCCGCCGCCTCGTTTGCGCCACATAGCGAAGGCGATGACGTGCTGGTCAGTGGCCAGACCAATCTGATGTCCTATTCGGAGTTGGCCAATCTCGATCGCCTGCGCGAGCTTTTCGAGGCCTTTCAGAAGAAGAACGAGCTGCTTCAACTGATGGAAGTGTGCGCCAGGGCGCCGGGTGTCCGGCTGTTTATCGGCGAGGAATCGGGCTTTACGGCGCTGGACGGCTGCAGCGTCGTTACCGCCAGTTATGGGGCGCAAGGGCGTGTGCTTGGGGCGGTCGGTGTGATCGGTCCGACCCGAATGGCGTACGAAAGGGTCATCCCTGTGGTACAAGCCACGGCCGGGCTGCTCAGCGATGCCTTGAATCGGGCGGCAACGGCCTCATAA
- the recN gene encoding DNA repair protein RecN codes for MLTSLYVRHFAVVEEAEIAFGPGLTVVSGETGAGKSLLVDALMLLAGSRADSGMVRAGSDRAELAAEFDLAELPDARAWLAQEELDEEGTCQLRRVIRAEGSSRAWINGRPANASQLSELASMLVEIHGQHEHQALLSRSHQLALLDAYAGHDELLAQVREAAQQWRAVQARIQSLSGGDDRDQRIELLRHEVGELEKWALPASEMAELEASHKRLANAGRLAEGASGVSEMLDGDSELSLRRGLARAQAELIKLAALDDKLQPLLELLDNASIELSEAADGLGRYALDVDLDPERYNEVDTHLTRLHELSRRHRLPVAELHEKAASLGEELAQLEGAGEALEQLDRQREKHQRDYLKAAGTLSQARTDAATRLGQEVSVLMGELGMAGGRLVVELESTGNGEPDAQGQERCELLVSANPGQPPRALRKVASGGELARISLAIEVATLGKDTVGSMVFDEVDTGIGGAVAEVVGQKLRALGGQRQVLCVTHLPQVAAQGHAHLRVSKHSDGESTQTRIDKLDAGGRRDELARMLGGVEITKETRAHAKQMLERAQTA; via the coding sequence ATGCTCACCTCCCTCTATGTTCGCCATTTTGCGGTTGTCGAAGAAGCCGAGATCGCCTTCGGGCCGGGCCTGACCGTGGTCAGCGGGGAGACCGGCGCCGGCAAGTCGCTGCTGGTGGACGCCTTGATGCTGCTCGCGGGCAGCCGCGCCGATAGCGGCATGGTGCGTGCCGGCAGCGATCGCGCCGAGCTGGCCGCCGAGTTCGACCTGGCCGAGCTTCCCGACGCACGCGCCTGGCTGGCACAAGAGGAGCTGGACGAAGAAGGCACCTGCCAGTTGCGCCGCGTAATCCGCGCCGAGGGCAGCTCGCGCGCCTGGATCAACGGCCGCCCAGCCAATGCCAGCCAGCTCAGCGAGCTGGCCTCGATGCTGGTGGAAATCCATGGCCAGCACGAGCACCAGGCGCTGCTGTCGCGCAGCCATCAGCTCGCGCTGCTCGATGCCTACGCCGGCCACGATGAGCTGCTTGCCCAGGTCCGTGAGGCTGCCCAACAATGGCGCGCCGTGCAGGCGCGCATCCAGTCGTTGAGCGGCGGCGACGATCGCGATCAGCGCATCGAGTTGCTGCGGCACGAAGTGGGCGAACTGGAAAAATGGGCCTTGCCCGCCAGCGAAATGGCCGAACTGGAAGCCAGTCACAAGCGCCTGGCCAACGCCGGCCGTCTGGCCGAAGGCGCATCCGGCGTCAGCGAGATGCTCGACGGCGACAGCGAGCTGTCGCTACGCCGTGGGCTGGCCCGTGCGCAGGCTGAGCTGATCAAGCTCGCCGCGCTGGACGACAAACTTCAACCGCTGCTGGAGCTGCTCGATAACGCCAGCATCGAACTGAGCGAAGCTGCCGATGGTCTGGGCCGCTATGCGCTGGATGTCGACCTCGATCCCGAGCGCTACAACGAGGTGGACACGCATCTCACCCGTCTGCATGAGCTTTCCCGGCGGCATCGCCTGCCGGTGGCCGAGCTGCACGAGAAGGCGGCGTCACTTGGCGAGGAGCTGGCCCAGCTCGAAGGCGCGGGCGAAGCGCTGGAGCAGCTCGATCGCCAGCGGGAGAAGCACCAGCGCGACTACCTCAAGGCCGCCGGCACATTGAGCCAGGCGCGCACCGATGCCGCGACCCGGCTCGGCCAGGAAGTCAGCGTGCTGATGGGCGAGCTGGGCATGGCCGGCGGCCGCCTGGTGGTGGAGCTGGAGTCCACCGGAAATGGCGAGCCCGACGCACAGGGCCAGGAGCGCTGCGAGCTGCTGGTCAGCGCCAACCCGGGCCAGCCCCCGCGCGCGCTACGCAAGGTCGCCTCCGGCGGTGAGCTGGCCCGTATCAGCCTGGCCATCGAAGTGGCGACGCTGGGCAAGGACACCGTAGGCAGCATGGTTTTCGACGAGGTCGATACCGGCATCGGCGGCGCCGTGGCCGAGGTGGTCGGCCAGAAACTGCGCGCCCTGGGCGGTCAGCGCCAGGTGCTGTGCGTCACCCATCTGCCGCAGGTCGCCGCGCAGGGCCACGCGCATCTGCGTGTGTCCAAGCACAGCGACGGCGAGAGCACGCAGACGCGCATCGACAAGCTCGACGCTGGTGGACGCCGTGATGAGCTGGCGCGCATGTTGGGTGGTGTGGAGATCACCAAGGAAACGCGGGCGCATGCCAAGCAGATGTTGGAGCGGGCGCAGACGGCCTAA
- a CDS encoding response regulator transcription factor: protein MYSIVLVDDHAIVREGFKRLIEMEPDLEVVAECRSADDAVEAVGQKRPDLVALDLSLPDGSGLPLIEHLLSVAHDTRIVVLSMHDGEPYVSEALRRGASGYVTKGVAPEELVAGLRAVMQGETFLSSDLRQRRADRPSEALDPINRLTAREREVFLLLAAGRAPKQVAAELGIGQKTIYIHRASLMGKLGAGSELDLYRMASERGLLPRRN, encoded by the coding sequence ATGTACAGCATCGTTCTGGTCGACGACCACGCCATTGTCCGGGAAGGTTTCAAACGGCTCATCGAGATGGAGCCGGATCTCGAGGTCGTGGCCGAATGCCGGAGCGCCGACGATGCCGTCGAAGCGGTGGGGCAGAAACGCCCGGACCTGGTGGCCCTGGATTTGTCTTTGCCCGATGGCAGCGGCCTGCCCCTGATCGAGCACCTGCTTAGCGTCGCCCACGATACGCGTATCGTGGTGTTGAGCATGCACGACGGCGAGCCCTACGTTTCCGAAGCGCTACGCCGCGGCGCGAGTGGTTACGTGACCAAGGGGGTGGCGCCGGAAGAACTGGTAGCCGGCCTGCGCGCAGTGATGCAGGGCGAGACCTTCCTGAGTTCCGACCTGCGCCAGCGCCGCGCTGATCGTCCTTCCGAAGCGCTCGACCCGATCAATCGCCTGACCGCGCGCGAGCGCGAAGTGTTTCTGTTGCTGGCGGCCGGACGTGCGCCCAAGCAGGTGGCGGCGGAATTGGGGATCGGGCAGAAGACGATCTATATCCATCGCGCCAGCTTGATGGGGAAGCTTGGTGCGGGGTCGGAACTGGATCTTTATCGGATGGCGAGCGAGCGGGGATTGTTGCCGCGGCGCAATTGA
- a CDS encoding MASE1 domain-containing protein → MASKSLSFPGAGLLLGLCYFVLWAFLWPTEQPYWMLPYGLRFGALLLTPMRYWPWLLVAELAATGIITEATHMPMGWYGFLVGELPEPFIVAICMWLMRRANLHASLRDPEDVSRLLLSAAFTVATTTAADGALLAMVHAAPSSDMLMQALGQDLLGNYVGILLVVPLMIMLARAHLSRRATARLTMDGLLVMLPAMAILLVLSAHAPPQPQFARVLSLAPVLFFAFRHGWRGASMAMLISSLGMTIVDRLAGHGTSNASAQLFLAVAGTGALMLGSATDALRRSSERVAEQNVYLAAVNRRLDHLARQLRDAARGNLQAEENQRRHMAAELHDELGQNLTAIQTHLKLAQSRLAQVGMEDVGNSINMILGHMRRALHRLLDDLRPAVLDEFGLLRALDEGPIRDLLTTAGITYATELHGDPRLLDEDTRTAIYRLVQESATNAVKHAQAGHFQLRLRIGERQGTALALLDIRDDGVGLPSRMPRGGRGLQGMRDRVTSLGGLFRLRPESQGVHLRILLRSNNSPSDSHRL, encoded by the coding sequence ATGGCATCCAAATCCCTATCCTTCCCCGGCGCCGGCCTGCTGCTTGGCCTGTGCTATTTCGTGTTGTGGGCCTTTCTATGGCCTACCGAGCAACCGTACTGGATGCTGCCGTACGGCTTGCGTTTCGGCGCCCTGCTGCTGACCCCGATGCGTTACTGGCCCTGGCTGCTCGTCGCCGAGCTGGCGGCGACCGGCATCATCACCGAAGCCACCCACATGCCGATGGGCTGGTATGGCTTCCTAGTCGGCGAGCTGCCGGAGCCGTTTATCGTGGCCATCTGCATGTGGCTGATGCGTCGCGCCAACCTGCACGCCAGCCTGCGCGACCCCGAAGACGTCTCGCGCCTGCTGTTGTCGGCAGCTTTCACGGTCGCTACCACCACCGCAGCGGACGGCGCGCTGCTGGCGATGGTCCATGCTGCGCCATCGTCGGACATGCTGATGCAGGCGCTGGGACAGGACCTGCTCGGCAACTACGTCGGCATCCTGCTGGTGGTGCCGCTGATGATCATGCTGGCCCGCGCGCACTTGAGTCGCCGCGCTACCGCGCGGCTGACCATGGACGGCTTGCTGGTGATGCTGCCGGCCATGGCGATCCTGCTGGTGCTGTCCGCCCACGCGCCACCGCAACCGCAGTTCGCCCGCGTGCTGTCGCTGGCACCGGTGCTGTTCTTTGCGTTTCGCCACGGCTGGCGCGGTGCGAGCATGGCGATGCTGATTTCCAGCCTGGGCATGACGATCGTGGACCGCCTCGCGGGACATGGCACGTCCAATGCCTCCGCGCAGCTTTTCCTGGCGGTGGCCGGCACCGGCGCATTGATGCTCGGCTCGGCCACCGATGCATTACGACGCAGCAGCGAACGCGTGGCCGAACAGAACGTCTATCTGGCCGCGGTCAATCGCCGGCTCGATCACCTCGCCCGCCAGCTGCGCGACGCCGCACGCGGCAACCTGCAGGCGGAAGAAAACCAGCGACGTCATATGGCTGCCGAACTGCATGACGAACTCGGCCAGAACCTCACCGCGATCCAGACCCACCTGAAGCTCGCGCAATCGCGCCTTGCGCAAGTCGGCATGGAAGACGTCGGTAATTCGATCAATATGATCCTCGGCCATATGCGCCGTGCATTGCATCGCCTGCTCGATGACCTGCGCCCTGCCGTGCTCGACGAATTCGGCTTGTTGCGCGCGCTGGACGAAGGCCCGATCCGAGATCTGTTGACCACGGCCGGCATCACCTACGCCACCGAGTTGCACGGCGATCCGCGGCTGCTGGACGAAGACACCCGCACGGCGATTTATCGCCTGGTGCAGGAAAGCGCTACTAACGCGGTGAAACACGCCCAGGCGGGGCATTTTCAGCTGCGCCTGCGCATCGGTGAGCGTCAGGGGACGGCGCTGGCGCTACTGGATATTCGAGACGATGGCGTGGGCCTGCCAAGTCGCATGCCGCGTGGCGGACGCGGCCTGCAAGGCATGCGCGACCGAGTCACATCACTAGGCGGGCTATTCCGTCTGCGACCTGAGTCACAGGGCGTGCACCTTCGCATCCTGCTGCGCAGCAACAACTCGCCTTCCGACAGCCACCGGCTGTAA
- the fur gene encoding ferric iron uptake transcriptional regulator: protein MEQETKELRRAGLKVTHPRMRILQIFEDEDAHHLTAEDIYKKLLAHQEDIGLATVYRVLTQFEAAGIVVKHNFEGGQAVYELDRGKHHDHMIDVDSGKVIEFVSEEIERLQHEIAAKHGYVLEDHSLVLYVRPKHKSR from the coding sequence ATGGAACAGGAAACCAAAGAACTGCGCAGGGCCGGGTTGAAAGTGACCCACCCCCGTATGCGCATCCTGCAGATCTTCGAGGACGAGGATGCCCATCACCTCACCGCCGAAGACATCTACAAGAAACTGCTTGCCCACCAGGAAGATATCGGCCTGGCCACAGTTTACCGGGTGCTGACCCAGTTCGAGGCCGCCGGTATCGTGGTCAAGCACAACTTCGAGGGCGGCCAGGCCGTCTACGAACTGGACCGCGGTAAACACCACGATCACATGATCGATGTTGACAGCGGAAAAGTGATCGAGTTCGTCAGCGAAGAGATCGAGCGCCTGCAGCACGAAATTGCGGCCAAGCACGGGTACGTGCTGGAAGACCACAGTCTGGTCCTTTACGTGCGGCCCAAGCACAAGTCGCGCTGA
- the bamE gene encoding outer membrane protein assembly factor BamE: MHKLIRTLGFAMLALSLASCRLVYTPDVQQGNLLDKKNVAQLQPGMTKRQVLVLMGSPSVSSPFDHDRWDYVSTQQHRGGAIKVRTLSLTFNNDTLVRTEGDFFAEDAQQLVNDSKKYHASYPVDETKGDKTKTPEEEKKDSGDSGN, encoded by the coding sequence ATGCATAAGCTGATTCGCACGCTGGGTTTCGCCATGCTGGCCCTTTCCCTGGCCAGCTGTCGCCTCGTTTATACCCCCGACGTGCAGCAAGGCAACCTGCTGGACAAGAAAAACGTAGCCCAGCTACAGCCCGGCATGACCAAGCGTCAGGTGCTGGTGCTGATGGGTTCGCCGTCGGTAAGCAGCCCGTTTGACCATGACCGCTGGGACTATGTCTCCACCCAGCAGCACCGCGGCGGCGCGATCAAGGTGCGCACGCTGAGCCTCACCTTCAACAACGACACCCTGGTGCGCACGGAAGGCGATTTCTTCGCCGAGGACGCCCAGCAGCTGGTCAACGACAGCAAGAAGTACCACGCCAGCTACCCGGTCGACGAAACCAAGGGCGACAAGACCAAGACGCCTGAGGAAGAGAAGAAGGACAGCGGCGACAGCGGAAACTGA
- a CDS encoding RnfH family protein — protein sequence MAEPIHVEVIYAAADHQELRRLTVPAGTTVMQAIVASKIASVLPEEAIAADRLGIFSRRAAPDDVLADGDRVEIYRPLTLDPKEARRRRASGKG from the coding sequence ATGGCTGAGCCGATCCACGTCGAAGTGATTTACGCTGCTGCCGATCATCAGGAGCTGCGTCGCCTTACCGTGCCGGCCGGCACCACTGTGATGCAGGCGATCGTGGCGTCGAAAATCGCCTCGGTCCTGCCGGAAGAGGCGATTGCCGCAGACCGTCTGGGGATATTTTCCCGTCGGGCGGCACCGGACGATGTACTGGCCGATGGCGATCGGGTGGAAATCTACCGTCCGTTGACTCTGGATCCCAAAGAAGCGCGCCGACGGCGCGCTTCAGGGAAGGGTTGA
- a CDS encoding type II toxin-antitoxin system RatA family toxin: MIEIRRSALVKYSPSQMFDLVNDVEAYPKRFAWCAGSEVLERSDNVLVARLDLTFAGLRHSFTTRNTVDPPHRLHMALVEGPFRSLDGVWEFIALGDDGCKIAFALDFDYAGRVGGMALKLGFQGLASRMVDDFCREAERTYG, from the coding sequence GTGATCGAAATTCGCCGCAGCGCCCTGGTGAAATATTCACCGTCGCAGATGTTCGACCTGGTCAACGATGTTGAAGCATACCCAAAGCGCTTCGCCTGGTGTGCGGGCTCGGAGGTATTGGAGCGTAGCGACAACGTGCTGGTGGCGCGGTTGGACCTCACCTTTGCCGGCCTGCGCCACAGCTTTACCACGCGCAATACCGTCGATCCGCCGCATCGCCTGCATATGGCCCTGGTCGAAGGCCCGTTTCGTAGCCTCGATGGGGTGTGGGAATTCATTGCGCTGGGCGATGACGGCTGCAAGATCGCCTTTGCGCTGGATTTCGATTACGCCGGCCGTGTGGGTGGCATGGCGTTGAAGCTGGGTTTTCAAGGCCTGGCCAGCCGCATGGTGGACGATTTCTGCCGCGAGGCGGAACGTACCTATGGCTGA
- the smpB gene encoding SsrA-binding protein SmpB, translating into MAKAKDKEKTGGTIALNKRARHEYHIDRRFEAGVALQGWEVKSLRAGRINFGDSYAIVNQGEIFLFGASIPPLISASSHVVANDRRTRKLLLHKEEIDQLVGAVERKGYTMVPIAMYWKGNKVKVEIGLARGKQAHDKREADKDRDWQREKQRTMRSHNKHA; encoded by the coding sequence ATGGCCAAGGCGAAGGACAAAGAAAAAACCGGCGGCACCATCGCGCTGAACAAACGCGCGCGCCACGAATACCATATCGACCGCCGTTTCGAGGCAGGTGTCGCCCTGCAAGGCTGGGAAGTCAAATCGTTGCGCGCAGGCCGGATCAACTTCGGCGACAGCTACGCCATCGTCAACCAGGGTGAGATCTTCCTGTTCGGCGCGTCGATCCCGCCGCTGATCAGCGCATCGAGCCACGTCGTCGCCAACGACCGCCGCACACGCAAGCTGCTGCTGCACAAGGAAGAGATCGACCAGCTGGTCGGTGCCGTCGAGCGCAAGGGCTACACCATGGTGCCGATCGCCATGTACTGGAAAGGCAACAAGGTCAAAGTCGAAATTGGCCTGGCACGCGGCAAACAGGCGCACGACAAACGCGAAGCGGACAAGGACCGCGACTGGCAGCGCGAAAAGCAGCGCACGATGCGTTCGCACAACAAGCACGCCTGA
- a CDS encoding GNAT family N-acetyltransferase encodes MARIRLAEQGDAGLLTELRCAFLEEMGQHLPDGFADRLRYWIEDALGDGRLMAWLAEVDGRVAGSAAVNPYPHMPSQAYPNGVGWYVLNVYVRPGYRRKGVGDALLTTVASAAREQGVDMINLHATVSARALYERHGFAVSVDAMSMLLE; translated from the coding sequence ATGGCACGGATACGTCTGGCCGAGCAGGGCGACGCGGGTTTGCTGACCGAGTTGCGTTGCGCGTTTCTCGAAGAAATGGGGCAGCACCTGCCCGATGGATTCGCCGACCGGTTGCGTTACTGGATCGAGGACGCCCTGGGCGACGGCAGGCTGATGGCCTGGCTGGCCGAGGTCGATGGCCGGGTGGCGGGTAGTGCAGCGGTCAACCCGTATCCGCATATGCCCTCGCAGGCCTATCCAAACGGGGTGGGCTGGTATGTGCTCAATGTCTATGTGCGGCCGGGCTATCGCCGGAAGGGCGTTGGCGATGCCTTGCTGACCACGGTGGCCTCGGCGGCGCGGGAGCAGGGCGTGGATATGATCAACCTGCACGCTACCGTCAGCGCGCGCGCCTTGTACGAGCGGCATGGATTTGCCGTCTCGGTCGACGCCATGAGCATGCTGCTGGAGTGA